In Aliidongia dinghuensis, a single genomic region encodes these proteins:
- a CDS encoding helix-turn-helix domain-containing protein has translation MRAARALLSIDQRKLAELSGLSLPTVQRMEASEGVVRGNVDSLMKLVAALDAAGIELIGEGAVSQSGGRGVRLKG, from the coding sequence ATGCGCGCCGCGCGGGCGCTTCTCTCGATCGACCAGCGCAAGCTCGCCGAACTGTCGGGCTTGTCGTTGCCGACCGTCCAACGGATGGAGGCGAGCGAGGGCGTCGTGCGCGGCAATGTGGATTCGCTGATGAAGCTGGTGGCGGCGCTGGATGCGGCCGGCATCGAACTGATCGGCGAAGGCGCCGTCAGCCAGAGCGGCGGACGCGGCGTGCGGCTGAAAGGATAG
- a CDS encoding dioxygenase family protein: MIIQSQDQLTGAVLAVMARTRSPRLREIMSVLVTHLHAFVRETGLTEEEFREATAILNEMGKLTTDTHNEMVLMAGSFGVSSLVCLLNNGDNGTTETSQSLLGPFWRLNSPRVENGGSIVRSATPGPVLFASMTVKDQSGRPVEGAEVDIWHASPVGLYENQDPAQADMNLRGKFVTDPDGRFWFRSIKPAGYPIPTGGVVGRLLKAQDRHPYRPAHVHALVFKEGFKVLTSQVYVDDDPNLESDTQFGVTRALVGRFERHDEPHPTEPDVGAPWYSLDYVFTLEPGVARLPRPPIK, from the coding sequence ATGATCATCCAATCCCAGGACCAGCTCACCGGTGCGGTGCTTGCCGTCATGGCGAGGACCCGGAGCCCGCGGCTGCGCGAGATCATGTCGGTGTTGGTCACCCACCTGCACGCGTTCGTGCGGGAGACCGGGCTGACCGAGGAAGAATTCAGGGAAGCGACAGCGATCTTGAACGAGATGGGCAAGCTCACCACCGACACCCACAACGAGATGGTGTTGATGGCGGGCTCGTTCGGCGTTTCATCGCTCGTCTGCCTGCTCAATAACGGCGACAACGGTACGACCGAGACCTCGCAGTCGCTGCTTGGCCCGTTTTGGCGGCTGAATTCGCCACGGGTCGAGAACGGTGGCTCGATCGTCCGATCGGCGACGCCCGGGCCCGTGCTCTTCGCGTCGATGACGGTCAAGGATCAATCCGGTCGCCCGGTCGAAGGCGCCGAAGTCGATATCTGGCACGCCTCGCCTGTCGGTCTCTATGAAAACCAGGACCCGGCCCAGGCCGACATGAACCTGCGTGGGAAGTTTGTGACCGATCCCGACGGTCGCTTCTGGTTTCGCTCGATCAAGCCCGCCGGCTATCCGATCCCGACCGGCGGCGTCGTCGGTCGGCTTCTGAAGGCGCAGGATCGCCATCCCTACCGGCCAGCGCATGTCCACGCCCTCGTCTTCAAGGAGGGGTTCAAGGTCCTGACGTCGCAGGTCTATGTCGACGACGATCCCAACCTCGAGAGCGACACCCAGTTCGGCGTCACGCGCGCCCTCGTAGGACGGTTCGAGCGTCACGACGAGCCGCATCCGACCGAACCAGACGTGGGGGCGCCCTGGTACAGCCTCGACTACGTCTTCACTCTGGAGCCGGGCGTCGCCAGGCTACCGCGGCCGCCTATCAAGTAG
- the aroQ gene encoding type II 3-dehydroquinate dehydratase, with translation MRPVVYLLNGPNLNLLGKRQPEIYGHETLADVERDCRALATELGLELRFLQSNREYEIIDWVHEARESAKAIVINPAAFTHTSVAILDALNTFEGLVIEVHISNVHKREEFRHRSFVSLRADGVIAGLGTEGYQFGLRRLATLLASASGPKK, from the coding sequence ATGCGTCCCGTCGTTTATCTTCTCAACGGCCCCAATCTGAACCTCCTGGGCAAGCGGCAACCCGAGATCTACGGGCACGAAACGCTGGCCGACGTCGAGCGCGACTGCCGCGCGCTCGCGACGGAGCTCGGCCTCGAACTTCGGTTCCTTCAATCGAATCGCGAATATGAGATCATCGATTGGGTGCATGAGGCCCGCGAGAGTGCCAAGGCCATCGTCATCAACCCAGCCGCCTTCACCCATACCTCGGTGGCAATCCTCGATGCGCTCAATACCTTCGAGGGGCTGGTGATCGAGGTCCACATCTCGAATGTGCACAAGCGCGAGGAATTTCGGCACCGGTCGTTCGTGTCGTTGCGCGCCGATGGCGTGATCGCAGGCCTGGGTACCGAGGGTTATCAGTTCGGTCTTCGTCGGCTCGCGACCCTGCTCGCAAGCGCGTCTGGACCAAAGAAGTAA
- the aroE gene encoding shikimate dehydrogenase: MSDLYAVIGNPIGFSKSPFIHGRFAEMTGQDIVYQAIEGEIGRFARRIDEFRAAGAKGLNITAPFKLDAFAYATEHSESAKLAGAANCLKFDGDTVSAQNFDGVGLVRDITVNLGVEMKGRRVLLLGAGGAARGAFLPFLRERPAELTLVNRTVAKAVALAEQATDGEPVTVCSYEELADRGGFDLVVNATSASLRAEMPPIPGAAFRGARLAYELAYGKGLTPFLRAAKQEAVPGLADGVGMLVEQAAEAFAWWRGVRPPTSGVIGELTIPLV, translated from the coding sequence ATGAGCGACCTCTATGCCGTCATCGGCAACCCGATCGGATTTTCCAAATCCCCCTTCATCCACGGCCGGTTCGCCGAGATGACCGGGCAGGACATCGTCTACCAGGCGATCGAGGGCGAGATCGGCCGCTTCGCCCGGCGGATCGATGAATTCCGCGCCGCGGGAGCCAAGGGGCTGAATATCACGGCACCCTTCAAGCTCGACGCCTTTGCCTATGCGACCGAACACTCCGAGAGCGCAAAACTCGCCGGTGCCGCGAACTGCCTGAAATTCGATGGCGACACCGTCAGCGCCCAGAACTTCGATGGCGTCGGGCTGGTGCGCGATATCACGGTCAATCTCGGCGTCGAGATGAAGGGGCGCCGCGTTCTGCTGCTCGGCGCCGGCGGCGCTGCGCGCGGAGCCTTCCTCCCCTTTCTGCGGGAACGGCCCGCCGAGTTGACGCTGGTCAACAGAACGGTGGCCAAGGCGGTCGCCCTGGCCGAGCAAGCGACGGACGGCGAGCCGGTGACAGTGTGCAGCTACGAGGAATTGGCCGACCGAGGTGGTTTCGACCTCGTCGTGAACGCCACGTCAGCGAGCCTGCGCGCCGAGATGCCGCCGATCCCGGGCGCCGCCTTTCGGGGTGCCCGGCTGGCGTACGAGCTCGCCTACGGCAAGGGGCTGACACCGTTCCTCAGAGCGGCAAAGCAGGAGGCCGTGCCCGGGCTCGCTGATGGCGTCGGCATGTTGGTTGAGCAAGCCGCCGAGGCCTTCGCCTGGTGGCGCGGCGTCCGCCCGCCGACCTCCGGCGTGATCGGCGAACTCACCATTCCGCTGGTTTGA
- a CDS encoding CaiB/BaiF CoA transferase family protein: MSAKNLPLTGIRVIDYSHFLAGPFMGRCLAALGAEVIKVERPREGDAGRAHGYFKDGQSGYFLQQNMGKQGLCIDLRDKRGLELMLKLADTADVFIENYRPGALNRLGLGYEALSARNPRLVYCSVSAYGHTGPYADRPGFGLIAEAMSGAMAQLGNPGEVPPLLRMPLADMYTGIHGVAAINAALLGRTSSGRGQHIDLALYDCMVSMHDYAVQRYFLSGGTDLPKQTGSTQPDSTVYGVFPAKDGNLVIAAQVDDAWRRLALLIGGEALARDERFIRPASRNAHYAEAAELVRTWTLSQPSRDACLAALEEAGVPAAPVQTIDEVVKDPQIRARGMLVEQTHPVLGKVTLPNLPFRFSDCDTTVRTPAPLLGQDNQRIAAALGYTAAEIAAMAVDGVLYSEPERGPER; encoded by the coding sequence ATGAGCGCCAAAAATCTGCCGCTCACTGGCATCCGCGTCATCGACTACAGCCATTTCCTGGCCGGCCCGTTCATGGGCCGCTGCCTGGCGGCCTTGGGCGCGGAGGTTATCAAGGTCGAGCGCCCGAGGGAGGGCGACGCCGGCCGCGCGCACGGCTACTTCAAGGACGGCCAATCCGGTTACTTCCTCCAGCAGAACATGGGGAAGCAGGGTCTGTGCATCGACCTCAGGGATAAGCGCGGCCTCGAGCTGATGTTGAAGCTCGCCGACACTGCCGACGTGTTCATCGAAAACTATCGGCCCGGGGCGCTCAATCGCTTGGGGCTCGGATACGAGGCCCTGTCGGCGCGCAACCCGCGGCTGGTCTATTGCTCCGTCTCCGCATACGGCCACACCGGCCCCTATGCCGATCGGCCGGGCTTCGGCTTGATCGCCGAGGCGATGTCTGGGGCGATGGCCCAGCTCGGCAATCCCGGCGAGGTGCCGCCGCTGCTCCGGATGCCGCTCGCCGACATGTACACGGGCATCCATGGCGTGGCCGCCATCAATGCGGCGCTGCTCGGCCGGACCTCCTCTGGTCGCGGCCAACACATCGACCTCGCACTCTACGACTGCATGGTCTCGATGCATGACTATGCCGTGCAGCGCTACTTCCTCTCGGGCGGCACGGACCTCCCGAAGCAGACGGGCAGCACCCAGCCGGACTCGACGGTCTATGGCGTCTTCCCGGCCAAGGATGGCAATCTCGTCATCGCGGCCCAGGTCGACGACGCCTGGCGGCGCCTGGCCCTCCTGATCGGCGGCGAGGCTCTGGCTCGGGATGAGCGCTTCATCCGGCCGGCCTCGCGGAATGCCCACTATGCCGAAGCGGCCGAGCTCGTCCGGACCTGGACCCTGTCGCAGCCCTCGCGCGACGCCTGCTTGGCGGCGCTCGAGGAAGCGGGCGTCCCCGCAGCACCGGTGCAGACGATCGACGAGGTGGTCAAGGACCCGCAGATCCGGGCTCGCGGCATGCTGGTCGAGCAGACCCACCCGGTGCTGGGCAAGGTGACCTTGCCGAACCTGCCGTTCCGGTTTTCCGATTGCGATACCACGGTGCGGACGCCGGCGCCGCTGCTCGGGCAGGACAATCAGCGCATCGCTGCAGCACTCGGCTATACCGCCGCCGAGATCGCCGCGATGGCAGTAGACGGCGTTCTCTACAGCGAGCCGGAGCGAGGGCCAGAGCGATGA
- a CDS encoding MaoC family dehydratase produces MTADRYWDDAEVGDECITPSVTVTEAMVNAYAELTGDFTPVHVDEEYAKTTPFGTRVAHGLFGLSLADGLKSRAEYRFLPGMSLGWTWDFKLPIKLGDTVHVKFRVGSMRRTKRAGWGIVVLPSELINQHGQVVQTGEHRLMIPMRPPAGEPA; encoded by the coding sequence ATGACCGCAGACCGCTATTGGGACGACGCCGAGGTTGGCGACGAATGCATCACGCCGTCCGTGACGGTCACCGAAGCGATGGTGAACGCCTATGCCGAGCTGACCGGCGACTTCACCCCGGTGCATGTCGATGAGGAATATGCCAAGACCACGCCGTTCGGGACCCGCGTCGCGCACGGGCTCTTCGGCCTCTCGCTGGCCGATGGGCTGAAGTCGAGAGCCGAGTACCGCTTCCTGCCTGGCATGTCGCTCGGCTGGACCTGGGATTTCAAGCTGCCGATCAAGCTCGGCGATACGGTGCACGTGAAGTTTCGCGTCGGCTCCATGCGCCGGACCAAGCGCGCCGGCTGGGGCATCGTGGTGTTGCCGTCGGAGCTGATCAACCAGCATGGGCAGGTCGTTCAGACCGGCGAGCATCGGCTCATGATCCCGATGCGGCCGCCGGCGGGAGAACCAGCATGA
- a CDS encoding VOC family protein: MSLPRAYVEHVAIRVRDIDWHVRFFKDVLGLGIRDEKPAAGEIPRQVWVLGGPQLIEDPAFEAPEGRLAHLGIMVDDYDGVLARAAAWGATALQAGPNWLVLPDGLNIEILQASAGAVEATLAIDPRA, from the coding sequence ATGTCGCTGCCACGCGCCTATGTGGAGCATGTCGCCATCCGCGTCCGGGACATCGACTGGCATGTCCGCTTCTTCAAGGACGTCCTCGGACTAGGCATCCGGGACGAGAAGCCCGCGGCCGGTGAGATCCCCCGACAGGTGTGGGTGCTCGGCGGGCCGCAGCTCATCGAGGATCCGGCGTTCGAGGCACCCGAGGGCCGTCTCGCCCATCTCGGCATCATGGTCGACGACTATGACGGCGTGCTCGCCCGCGCTGCAGCTTGGGGCGCCACGGCGCTGCAGGCCGGCCCGAACTGGCTGGTGCTGCCGGACGGCCTGAACATCGAAATCCTGCAAGCCAGCGCGGGGGCGGTCGAAGCAACCCTCGCCATCGATCCTCGGGCCTGA
- a CDS encoding ketopantoate reductase family protein produces MRICFIGAGALGSTIGGTLARGGEDVWLIDPFEQHVNAINAHGLQMLEAGEESRADVGARLSAADVGAAADLVVVLVKSYHTRAAIRAAAPIIGPDTVVMSLQNGLGHEEILAEECGAERVMAGKTYVGGVLLAPGRVRAGVAGKETIIGELDGHDTDRARHIAATFTKAGIATRASDNIMGAMWDKLFVNVAGGGITAVTGLTYGGLYSLSALEECALAAIGEAIGVAQKAGVRISITEPRRAWDLAGAGLPAEFKTSMLQSLQSGNATEVDYIHGSVVRWGQRLGVPTPVNATIAALVKGIEYARTDYPGKA; encoded by the coding sequence ATGCGGATCTGTTTCATCGGCGCAGGCGCGCTCGGTTCGACGATCGGCGGCACCCTGGCGCGCGGCGGCGAAGACGTCTGGCTGATCGATCCCTTCGAACAGCATGTCAACGCGATCAACGCTCATGGCCTGCAGATGCTGGAGGCCGGCGAGGAAAGCCGGGCCGATGTGGGTGCCCGCCTCTCGGCCGCTGATGTCGGCGCCGCGGCGGACCTGGTGGTCGTGCTGGTGAAGTCCTACCACACCCGCGCCGCGATCCGGGCAGCAGCACCAATCATCGGGCCCGACACCGTCGTGATGTCCCTGCAGAACGGCCTCGGCCACGAGGAGATCCTGGCAGAAGAGTGTGGTGCCGAACGAGTGATGGCCGGCAAGACCTATGTCGGCGGTGTCCTGCTCGCTCCCGGCCGCGTGCGCGCCGGCGTGGCGGGCAAAGAGACAATCATCGGCGAACTCGACGGCCATGACACCGATCGTGCCCGCCACATCGCGGCCACCTTCACCAAGGCAGGCATCGCCACACGTGCCAGCGACAACATCATGGGCGCGATGTGGGACAAGCTGTTCGTGAATGTCGCCGGCGGCGGGATCACGGCCGTCACCGGGCTTACTTACGGCGGCCTCTATTCGCTCTCTGCCCTTGAGGAATGCGCTTTAGCGGCAATCGGTGAGGCGATTGGCGTCGCCCAGAAGGCCGGCGTGAGGATTTCGATCACGGAGCCGCGCCGGGCCTGGGACCTGGCCGGAGCAGGCCTGCCTGCCGAGTTCAAGACCTCGATGCTGCAGAGCCTGCAGTCCGGCAACGCGACCGAGGTCGATTACATCCACGGCTCCGTCGTGCGCTGGGGCCAGAGGCTGGGCGTCCCGACTCCCGTCAACGCCACGATCGCCGCTCTCGTCAAGGGCATCGAATACGCCCGCACCGATTATCCAGGAAAGGCCTGA
- a CDS encoding LysR family transcriptional regulator: protein MVDRHLDAHLLDPRLLRLFDALFATGSVTKAAELLGQSQPTVSIWLARLRAELDDPLFVRTSAGMLPTPRAEALIGTVREALEALRRLIGIRTPFDPTVAHRRFSISMTDASHLTLLPAILAHVRHIAPGVRIEATQIGETTSEMLQSGESDLAIGYISGLETGHFEQTLFPQDWVCLANRDHPRVRGGLSKAQFIEEAHVLIRGGTGHRLLAEAFEALGITPNIALELPGFLGLPAIIGSTDLIVTLPRHIGETLAHFYGLRVLACPIAISGFAVKQYWHARFHHDPAIQWIRGVCATLFQQREVRGLEPAPLKSLPENS, encoded by the coding sequence ATGGTTGACCGCCATCTCGACGCGCATCTGCTCGACCCGCGCCTGTTGCGGCTGTTCGATGCGCTCTTTGCGACGGGCAGCGTCACCAAAGCTGCGGAACTGCTCGGACAAAGTCAGCCGACCGTCTCTATCTGGCTTGCCCGCTTGCGGGCCGAGCTCGACGACCCGCTGTTTGTCCGCACGTCAGCAGGAATGTTGCCGACCCCGCGCGCCGAGGCGCTGATCGGTACCGTCCGGGAAGCATTGGAAGCGCTCCGGCGGCTAATCGGGATCCGCACGCCGTTTGATCCGACAGTCGCCCATCGCCGCTTTAGCATCTCGATGACCGACGCCAGTCATTTGACCCTGCTGCCGGCCATCCTCGCGCATGTTCGGCATATCGCCCCGGGCGTCCGGATCGAGGCCACGCAGATCGGCGAGACCACGTCCGAGATGCTGCAGTCCGGCGAGAGCGACTTGGCAATCGGCTATATCTCAGGCCTCGAGACCGGGCATTTCGAGCAGACGCTGTTCCCGCAGGATTGGGTCTGCCTTGCCAACCGCGACCATCCGCGCGTCCGGGGCGGGCTGTCGAAGGCGCAATTTATCGAGGAGGCGCACGTCCTCATCCGTGGCGGCACAGGGCATCGCCTTTTGGCGGAGGCTTTCGAGGCTCTGGGTATCACCCCCAATATCGCGCTCGAACTCCCAGGTTTTCTCGGGCTTCCAGCGATCATCGGCTCGACGGATCTGATCGTCACTTTGCCGCGCCATATCGGCGAGACCTTGGCCCATTTTTACGGCCTGCGCGTGCTCGCATGTCCCATAGCGATTTCGGGCTTCGCCGTTAAGCAGTATTGGCACGCGCGCTTCCACCATGATCCAGCAATCCAATGGATTCGGGGAGTCTGCGCGACACTGTTTCAGCAGAGAGAGGTGCGTGGTCTTGAACCTGCACCTCTCAAGAGTCTTCCGGAAAATTCGTGA
- a CDS encoding sugar phosphate isomerase/epimerase family protein encodes MQLHDGLRLRPQRWEGDILIPLGVAHLTALELPPPAFVRAATKAGFRSVGLRLHPAMAGGAAYPTQTGTKAHSELRDLLRAEGVTLHDIEFIQLTPEIVVDSFAAMLEAGADLGAVAVTVSGDDKVTGRLTENFAAMCDLAASFGLRVDLEFMRWRAIGTLAQAASIVVDAGKPNGAVLVDALHLSRSGGTPADLRNLPAGLVRAAQLCDAGAVLPTTDEDTILEARGGRLPPGDGALPLVALLDSLPPDTALGAEVPLPALDADTRLARVYAGMRNVLAATDRSARPASITITNFPEDS; translated from the coding sequence ATGCAGCTTCACGACGGGCTTCGTCTTCGACCTCAGCGGTGGGAGGGCGACATATTGATCCCCCTAGGTGTCGCGCATCTGACGGCGCTCGAACTGCCGCCACCTGCCTTCGTCAGGGCCGCGACGAAAGCCGGTTTCCGGTCGGTCGGGCTTCGGCTCCATCCGGCGATGGCAGGCGGTGCTGCGTATCCCACACAAACCGGAACCAAGGCACACAGCGAGCTGCGGGACTTGCTCCGCGCGGAAGGCGTCACGCTGCATGACATCGAATTTATCCAGCTGACCCCAGAGATCGTGGTCGACTCATTCGCCGCCATGCTGGAAGCCGGCGCGGACCTCGGTGCGGTCGCCGTCACGGTGTCCGGCGACGACAAGGTCACAGGGCGCCTGACGGAGAATTTCGCCGCCATGTGCGATCTCGCCGCTTCGTTCGGCCTGCGCGTCGATCTGGAGTTCATGCGATGGCGAGCGATCGGCACGCTTGCCCAAGCCGCCTCGATCGTGGTGGACGCGGGGAAGCCAAATGGCGCCGTCCTTGTGGACGCGCTCCATCTCAGTCGCTCCGGAGGCACACCGGCGGACCTGCGCAATCTGCCCGCCGGCCTCGTGCGCGCAGCACAGCTGTGTGACGCGGGCGCCGTCCTGCCCACGACCGACGAGGACACCATTCTCGAGGCACGAGGCGGCAGGTTGCCACCGGGCGATGGCGCCCTGCCGCTGGTCGCGCTGCTGGACTCACTACCGCCCGACACGGCGCTTGGCGCCGAGGTGCCGCTGCCGGCTCTGGATGCCGACACGCGCCTCGCCCGAGTCTATGCGGGCATGCGCAATGTCCTGGCGGCCACCGATCGATCAGCCAGACCAGCCAGCATAACGATCACGAATTTTCCGGAAGACTCTTGA
- a CDS encoding SDR family NAD(P)-dependent oxidoreductase, with translation MERYLEGRTAIVTGGMRGIGRSIAHRLHQRGARIAVWDYDTKGWDEAGEPFEPALIHRVDVSSHAMVEEAFAATLRTLGQVDILINNAGINGPVTPSWDYPVDAWEKVIGIDLNGVFYCCRAAIPHMRARKYGRIVNVASMAGKDGVQFISAYSAAKGGVIAFTKAAAKELAQDGVLINCVAPAMVETDLLQQMSEEHIRASKAKIPMGRFLQVEEVAAMVSWIAGPECSFTTGFVFDLSGGRATY, from the coding sequence ATGGAACGCTATCTCGAAGGCCGCACCGCCATTGTAACCGGCGGAATGCGCGGCATCGGTCGCAGCATCGCCCACAGGCTCCACCAGCGCGGCGCGAGGATCGCCGTGTGGGACTACGACACGAAAGGCTGGGACGAGGCAGGCGAGCCCTTCGAGCCGGCCCTCATCCACCGGGTCGACGTGTCGTCGCACGCGATGGTCGAAGAGGCGTTCGCCGCGACCCTCCGGACGCTCGGCCAGGTCGATATCCTGATCAACAACGCCGGCATCAACGGGCCGGTGACACCGTCCTGGGACTATCCGGTCGATGCCTGGGAGAAGGTGATCGGGATCGACCTCAACGGCGTGTTCTATTGTTGCCGCGCCGCCATCCCGCACATGCGGGCGCGCAAGTACGGGCGGATCGTCAATGTCGCCTCCATGGCGGGCAAGGACGGCGTGCAATTCATCTCCGCCTACTCGGCCGCCAAGGGCGGCGTCATCGCCTTCACCAAGGCCGCGGCCAAGGAGCTGGCGCAGGACGGCGTGCTGATCAACTGCGTGGCGCCGGCCATGGTGGAGACCGACCTGCTTCAGCAGATGTCGGAAGAGCATATCCGAGCCAGCAAGGCCAAGATCCCCATGGGTCGCTTCCTTCAAGTCGAGGAGGTCGCGGCGATGGTCTCGTGGATCGCCGGCCCCGAATGCAGCTTCACGACGGGCTTCGTCTTCGACCTCAGCGGTGGGAGGGCGACATATTGA
- a CDS encoding MFS transporter, whose translation MTRSRARFVILALIAIGTTINYLDRSVVGIAAPTMSRELGLNAALMGVIFSAFSWTYTASQIPAGILLDRFGTRTIYYAALTLWSLFTGLQCLATGFFSLLGLRLSMGVAEAPCFPTNSRVVAMWFPQHERARATGVYTFAEYIGLAFLTPLLFWIQAEFGWRMLFAIVGGAGIAYGFVWWSKYREPHAAKTVNQAELDYIEAGGGVVSGAKTSQRFEWSQIPYLLRQRAMAGICIGQFACNSTNVFFLTWFPTYLSQERHMEWLKVGWIAVLPFIAASVGTLVGGWISDALLRRGVSLNWARKGPVITGLLLASVIVTANYVRSDAVVIAILCVAYFAQGMSALAWMIVSDIAPKGLLGLSGGIFNLFANAAGIVTPLMIGLIVNATGSFVGALAFISVVTLTGALSYIFVVGDLKRIELN comes from the coding sequence ATGACGCGAAGCAGAGCGCGCTTCGTGATCCTGGCGCTCATCGCCATTGGCACGACGATCAACTATCTCGACCGCAGCGTGGTCGGTATCGCGGCGCCCACCATGAGCCGCGAGCTTGGCCTGAACGCAGCCCTGATGGGCGTCATCTTCTCGGCTTTCTCGTGGACCTATACGGCGAGCCAGATCCCCGCCGGCATCCTGCTGGACCGGTTCGGCACGCGGACGATCTATTACGCGGCACTGACGCTCTGGTCGCTCTTCACCGGCCTGCAGTGCCTCGCGACCGGCTTCTTCTCGCTGCTCGGCCTGCGGCTTTCCATGGGCGTCGCCGAGGCGCCCTGCTTCCCGACGAACAGCCGGGTGGTCGCCATGTGGTTCCCGCAGCACGAGCGCGCCCGGGCCACGGGCGTCTACACCTTCGCCGAGTACATCGGTCTCGCGTTCCTGACGCCCCTGCTGTTCTGGATCCAGGCCGAATTCGGCTGGCGCATGCTCTTCGCCATCGTCGGCGGCGCCGGCATCGCCTATGGCTTCGTCTGGTGGTCCAAGTATCGCGAGCCGCACGCCGCCAAGACCGTCAACCAGGCCGAGCTCGACTATATCGAGGCGGGCGGCGGCGTCGTGAGCGGTGCCAAAACATCGCAACGCTTCGAGTGGTCGCAGATCCCGTACCTGCTGCGGCAGCGCGCCATGGCCGGCATCTGCATCGGGCAGTTCGCCTGCAACTCGACCAACGTCTTCTTCCTGACCTGGTTTCCGACCTACCTGTCCCAGGAGCGGCACATGGAATGGCTGAAGGTTGGGTGGATCGCCGTCCTGCCGTTCATCGCGGCCTCGGTCGGCACGCTGGTCGGCGGCTGGATCTCCGATGCGCTGCTGCGGCGGGGCGTGTCGCTCAACTGGGCACGCAAGGGTCCAGTGATCACGGGGCTGCTGCTCGCCTCGGTGATCGTCACGGCGAACTATGTGCGGTCGGATGCGGTGGTCATCGCCATCCTCTGCGTCGCCTATTTCGCGCAAGGCATGTCGGCGCTCGCCTGGATGATCGTGTCGGACATCGCGCCGAAGGGGCTGCTCGGCTTGAGCGGCGGCATCTTCAACCTGTTCGCCAATGCGGCCGGCATCGTGACGCCGCTGATGATCGGCCTCATCGTCAATGCCACCGGCTCGTTCGTCGGCGCGCTCGCCTTCATCTCGGTCGTCACGCTGACCGGCGCGCTCTCCTACATCTTCGTCGTCGGCGATCTGAAGCGCATCGAGCTCAACTAA
- a CDS encoding TetR/AcrR family transcriptional regulator has translation MEPARKIDEAETKPKRSRKRDREKTRQEILDIALEEFTENGFAAANTDVIAARAGITKRLIFYYFNSKEELFVAVLDAAYTKMRRAEEDLGLDGLLPEAAIRTLAAFTFDFDQNNPAFVRLVLIENLLHGRHVARSSKARAMTRPIIDQIRRVLARGVVEGVIRPGIDPVELHMTLSALCFFSVSNRHTFEPQFSYDMSSSEAKARRRAEIADLIWRYVRKE, from the coding sequence ATGGAACCCGCACGCAAGATCGATGAAGCGGAGACCAAGCCCAAGCGCAGCCGCAAGCGCGACCGGGAAAAGACTCGTCAAGAGATCCTGGATATCGCGCTTGAAGAGTTCACCGAGAATGGCTTCGCCGCGGCTAATACTGACGTCATTGCAGCCCGAGCCGGCATTACCAAGCGGCTGATCTTCTATTACTTTAATTCTAAGGAAGAACTTTTCGTGGCGGTGCTTGACGCGGCCTACACGAAAATGCGGCGCGCGGAGGAAGACCTCGGTCTCGACGGCTTGCTGCCCGAGGCGGCGATCCGCACCCTCGCGGCGTTCACCTTTGATTTCGATCAAAACAACCCGGCGTTCGTCCGTCTCGTGTTGATCGAGAACTTGCTCCACGGCCGCCACGTGGCACGTTCATCGAAAGCCAGGGCAATGACCCGGCCGATCATCGATCAGATCCGGCGCGTGCTGGCGCGTGGCGTTGTCGAGGGAGTGATCCGGCCGGGCATCGATCCCGTCGAACTGCACATGACCTTGAGCGCCCTCTGCTTTTTCTCGGTCTCCAACCGGCATACCTTCGAGCCGCAGTTCAGCTACGACATGTCATCGTCCGAAGCGAAGGCACGGCGCAGAGCCGAGATCGCCGACCTGATCTGGCGCTATGTCCGGAAAGAGTGA